From the Streptomyces nigrescens genome, one window contains:
- a CDS encoding winged helix-turn-helix domain-containing protein produces the protein MTAVTQPTALPPPVTGLSRDDARRIALRAQGLLGAPDRRAGVRGVLRHLGAVQLDTISVLARSHELVPYARLGAVGRPAVEAAYWATAPSGAPAARPHSFEYWSHAACILPIEEWPHFAFRRRAWRARGHRWHVMEDSERSCAAVLDRLTADGPLTTSDLGGGRKGGEWWDWSETKIAVEWLLDTGQVVCTQRRAWKRVYDLAERAVPDALLHDDLDDSECLRRLVAQAGAAMGVATRADLADYHRLKAEQVDAVVADSGLVPVEVEGWGKPAWADPAALAAPPRGRHRTTLLSPFDSLIWDRPRTERIFGFTHRLEAYVPRPKRIHGYFAMPLLAGGRLVGRVDPAREGTTLVARQVSMQGPKAVAPMAQALREAATWVGCDSVRVERCDDRKLADALRSELTHMSD, from the coding sequence ATGACCGCCGTGACGCAGCCAACAGCTCTGCCACCACCCGTGACCGGCCTGTCCCGCGACGATGCCCGGCGTATCGCGCTGCGGGCCCAGGGCCTGCTCGGCGCCCCGGACCGCCGGGCGGGGGTGCGCGGCGTGCTGCGGCATCTGGGCGCGGTGCAGCTCGACACGATCTCGGTGCTGGCCCGCTCCCATGAGCTGGTGCCGTACGCCCGTCTCGGCGCCGTCGGCCGCCCCGCCGTCGAGGCCGCCTACTGGGCCACGGCTCCTTCCGGCGCGCCCGCGGCCCGGCCCCACAGCTTCGAGTACTGGTCGCACGCCGCCTGCATCCTGCCCATCGAGGAGTGGCCGCACTTCGCCTTCCGCCGCCGCGCCTGGCGGGCCAGGGGCCACCGCTGGCATGTCATGGAGGACTCCGAGCGCTCCTGCGCCGCCGTCCTGGACCGGCTCACGGCCGACGGCCCGCTGACCACCTCCGACCTGGGCGGCGGCCGGAAAGGCGGGGAGTGGTGGGACTGGTCCGAGACCAAGATCGCGGTGGAGTGGCTGCTCGACACCGGCCAGGTGGTCTGTACACAACGCCGCGCCTGGAAGCGCGTCTACGACCTCGCCGAGCGCGCCGTCCCGGATGCCCTGCTCCATGACGACCTGGACGACTCCGAGTGCCTCCGCCGCCTGGTCGCCCAGGCCGGGGCCGCCATGGGCGTCGCCACCCGTGCCGACCTGGCGGACTACCACCGCCTCAAGGCCGAGCAGGTCGACGCCGTCGTCGCGGACTCCGGGCTGGTCCCGGTCGAGGTCGAGGGCTGGGGAAAGCCCGCCTGGGCCGACCCCGCCGCACTGGCCGCCCCGCCCCGCGGCCGGCACCGTACGACCCTGCTCTCGCCCTTCGACTCCCTGATCTGGGACCGGCCGCGCACGGAACGGATCTTCGGATTCACCCACCGCCTGGAGGCGTACGTCCCGCGCCCCAAGCGGATACACGGCTATTTCGCGATGCCTCTGCTGGCGGGCGGCCGCCTGGTGGGCCGGGTGGACCCGGCCCGCGAGGGCACCACCCTCGTCGCCCGCCAGGTCTCGATGCAGGGCCCCAAGGCTGTGGCCCCCATGGCCCAGGCCCTCCGGGAAGCCGCGACCTGGGTCGGCTGCGACTCCGTACGCGTCGAACGCTGTGACGACCGGAAACTGGCCGACGCCCTGCGCTCGGAACTCACCCACATGAGTGACTAG
- a CDS encoding GNAT family N-acetyltransferase, producing MKPVTLTTERLVLRPFEPSDAPAVHTACQEPDIPRWTNVPSPYGVADAEQFVGTAVPESWRNDTAYHFAVVTRADGALAGAMGLVSLARLHTPERQAELGYWAAKEQRGRGYTVEAARAVLGWAFRDLGVERMEWHAEAGNEGSRAVARKLGFRMEGTLRAKLVREGTRRDIWIGSLLPSDLPEEPGPSGSGGPAAPDATPYLPYPG from the coding sequence ATGAAGCCTGTCACCCTCACCACCGAGCGCCTCGTGCTGCGTCCTTTCGAACCCTCCGACGCGCCCGCGGTGCACACCGCGTGCCAGGAGCCCGATATCCCGCGCTGGACGAACGTCCCCTCACCCTACGGGGTAGCGGACGCGGAGCAGTTCGTCGGCACGGCCGTTCCCGAGAGCTGGCGCAATGACACCGCGTACCACTTCGCCGTCGTCACCCGGGCGGACGGCGCCCTGGCCGGCGCGATGGGTCTGGTAAGTCTGGCCCGGCTGCACACGCCCGAGCGGCAGGCCGAGCTGGGCTACTGGGCCGCCAAGGAGCAGCGCGGCCGGGGGTACACCGTCGAGGCGGCCCGCGCGGTGCTGGGCTGGGCGTTCCGCGATCTGGGCGTGGAGCGCATGGAGTGGCACGCGGAGGCCGGCAACGAGGGCTCCCGGGCCGTGGCCCGCAAACTCGGCTTCCGGATGGAGGGCACCCTGCGCGCCAAGCTGGTGCGCGAGGGCACCCGCCGGGACATCTGGATCGGCTCCCTGCTCCCGTCCGACCTGCCCGAGGAGCCCGGCCCGTCCGGCTCCGGCGGCCCGGCCGCGCCCGACGCGACGCCGTATCTGCCGTACCCCGGGTGA
- the secA gene encoding preprotein translocase subunit SecA, whose protein sequence is MSVLTKIMRAGEGKILRRLHRIAGQVNSIEEDFAALSDAELRALTDEYKQRYADGESLDDLLPEAFATVREAAKRVLGQRHYDVQLMGGAALHMGYVAEMKTGEGKTLVGTLPTYLNALSGKGVHLITVNDYLAERDSEMMGRVHKFLGLTVGCILADMTPAQRREQYNCDITYGTNNEFGFDYLRDNMAWSQDELVQRGHNFAVVDEVDSILVDEARTPLIISGPADSATKWYGDFAKLVQRLKRGEAANPQRGIEETGDYDVDEKKRTVGIHESGVSKVEDWLGIDNLYESVNTPLVGYLNNAIKAKELFKNDKDYVVIDGEVMIVDEHTGRILAGRRYNEGMHQAIEAKEGVEIKDENQTLATITLQNFFRLYDKLSGMTGTAMTEAAEFHQIYKLGVVPIPTNRPMVRVDQADLIYRTEPAKFDAVVEDIVEKHGKGQPILVGTTSVEKSEYLSQQLNKRGVPHEVLNAKQHDREAPIIAQAGRKGAVTVATNMAGRGTDIKLGGNPDDLAEAELRQRGLDPVEHVEEWAAALPAALERAEAAVKTEFEEVKDLGGLYVLGTERHESRRIDNQLRGRSGRQGDPGESRFYLSLGDDLMRLFKAQMVERVMAMANVPDDVPIENKMVTRAIASAQSQVEQQNFETRKNVLKYDEVLNRQREVIYGERRRVLKGEDLQEQIKHFMDDTIDAYIHAETVEGFAEEWDLDRLWGAFKQLYPVKVTIEELEDEAGDRAGITADFIAEAVKDDIHEQYAAREEQLSSDVMRELERRVVLSVLDRKWREHLYEMDYLQEGIGLRAMAQKDPLVEYQREGFDMFTAMMEGIKEESVGYLFNLEVQVEQQVEEVPVQEAVEPASLDKGVAEGVPAAAVRPEIHAKGLEAPQRPDRLHFTAPKVDGDGSVIEGDFISDEEAGPARSEADGLTRAERRKAQKSAGRRRKK, encoded by the coding sequence GTGTCCGTCTTGACGAAGATCATGCGTGCAGGCGAAGGAAAAATCCTGCGCAGACTGCACCGCATCGCGGGCCAGGTCAACTCCATCGAGGAGGATTTCGCGGCCCTCTCCGACGCTGAGCTGCGGGCGCTCACCGACGAGTACAAGCAGCGCTACGCCGACGGTGAGAGCCTCGACGACCTGCTGCCCGAGGCGTTCGCGACCGTCCGTGAGGCCGCCAAGCGCGTGCTCGGTCAGCGGCACTACGACGTCCAGCTGATGGGTGGCGCGGCCCTTCACATGGGCTACGTCGCCGAGATGAAGACCGGTGAGGGCAAGACCCTGGTCGGTACCCTCCCGACGTATCTGAACGCGCTGTCCGGCAAGGGCGTCCACCTGATCACGGTCAACGACTACCTGGCCGAGCGCGACTCCGAGATGATGGGCCGGGTCCACAAGTTCCTGGGCCTGACCGTCGGTTGCATCCTCGCCGACATGACGCCGGCCCAGCGCCGCGAGCAGTACAACTGCGACATCACCTATGGCACGAACAACGAGTTCGGCTTTGACTACCTGCGTGACAACATGGCCTGGTCGCAGGACGAACTCGTCCAGCGGGGCCACAACTTCGCGGTCGTCGACGAGGTCGACTCGATCCTCGTCGACGAGGCCCGTACGCCTCTGATCATCTCCGGCCCGGCGGACTCGGCCACCAAGTGGTACGGCGACTTCGCCAAGTTGGTGCAGCGCCTGAAGCGGGGCGAGGCCGCCAATCCTCAGCGCGGCATCGAGGAGACCGGCGACTACGACGTCGACGAGAAGAAGCGCACCGTCGGCATCCATGAGTCCGGTGTCAGCAAGGTCGAGGACTGGCTGGGCATCGACAACCTGTACGAGTCGGTGAACACCCCGCTCGTCGGTTACCTCAACAACGCGATCAAGGCCAAGGAGCTCTTCAAGAACGACAAGGACTATGTCGTCATCGACGGCGAAGTCATGATCGTTGACGAGCACACCGGCCGTATCCTTGCCGGCCGCCGCTACAACGAGGGCATGCACCAGGCCATCGAGGCGAAGGAAGGGGTGGAGATCAAGGACGAGAACCAGACGCTCGCCACGATCACCCTGCAGAACTTCTTCCGTCTCTACGACAAGCTCTCCGGCATGACCGGTACGGCCATGACCGAGGCCGCCGAGTTCCACCAGATCTACAAGCTCGGTGTCGTCCCGATCCCGACCAACCGCCCGATGGTCCGGGTGGACCAGGCGGACCTGATCTACCGCACCGAGCCCGCGAAGTTCGACGCGGTCGTCGAGGACATCGTCGAGAAGCACGGCAAGGGCCAGCCGATCCTGGTCGGCACGACCTCCGTGGAGAAGTCCGAGTACCTCTCCCAGCAGCTCAACAAGCGCGGTGTGCCGCACGAGGTCCTCAACGCCAAGCAGCACGACCGGGAAGCGCCGATCATCGCCCAGGCCGGCCGCAAGGGCGCCGTCACCGTCGCCACGAACATGGCCGGCCGTGGTACGGACATCAAGCTCGGCGGCAACCCCGACGACCTCGCCGAGGCGGAGCTGCGCCAGCGCGGGCTGGACCCGGTCGAGCACGTCGAGGAGTGGGCGGCCGCGCTGCCCGCCGCTCTGGAGCGCGCCGAGGCCGCGGTCAAGACGGAGTTCGAGGAGGTCAAGGACCTCGGCGGGCTCTACGTCCTGGGCACCGAGCGGCATGAGTCGCGGCGGATCGACAACCAGCTGCGCGGCCGCTCCGGCCGTCAGGGTGACCCCGGCGAGTCGCGGTTCTACCTGTCCCTCGGTGACGACCTGATGCGGCTGTTCAAGGCGCAGATGGTGGAGCGGGTCATGGCGATGGCCAATGTCCCCGACGACGTCCCGATCGAGAACAAGATGGTGACCCGGGCGATCGCCTCCGCCCAGTCGCAGGTCGAGCAGCAGAACTTCGAGACGCGTAAGAACGTCCTGAAGTACGACGAGGTGCTCAACCGCCAGCGCGAGGTCATCTACGGCGAGCGCCGCCGCGTCCTGAAGGGCGAGGATCTGCAGGAGCAGATCAAGCACTTCATGGACGACACCATCGACGCCTACATCCACGCGGAGACCGTCGAGGGCTTCGCCGAGGAGTGGGACCTGGACCGCCTGTGGGGTGCGTTCAAGCAGCTCTACCCGGTCAAGGTGACCATCGAGGAGCTGGAGGACGAGGCCGGCGACCGCGCGGGCATCACCGCCGACTTCATCGCCGAGGCCGTCAAGGACGACATCCACGAGCAGTACGCCGCCCGTGAGGAGCAGCTCAGCTCGGATGTGATGCGTGAGCTGGAGCGCCGGGTCGTGCTGTCCGTCCTGGACCGCAAGTGGCGTGAGCACCTCTACGAGATGGACTACCTCCAGGAGGGCATCGGCCTGCGGGCGATGGCCCAGAAGGACCCGCTGGTCGAGTACCAGCGCGAGGGCTTCGACATGTTCACCGCGATGATGGAGGGCATCAAGGAGGAGTCCGTCGGCTACCTGTTCAACCTGGAGGTCCAGGTCGAGCAGCAGGTCGAGGAGGTCCCGGTGCAGGAAGCGGTGGAGCCGGCCTCGCTGGACAAGGGCGTGGCCGAGGGCGTGCCCGCCGCCGCGGTGCGGCCGGAGATCCACGCCAAGGGCCTGGAGGCGCCGCAGCGTCCGGACCGGCTGCACTTCACCGCCCCCAAGGTGGACGGCGACGGCAGCGTCATCGAGGGCGACTTCATCAGCGACGAGGAGGCCGGGCCGGCCCGTTCCGAGGCGGACGGTCTGACCCGTGCCGAGCGGCGCAAGGCCCAGAAGAGCGCCGGGCGCCGCCGCAAGAAGTGA